In Eleutherodactylus coqui strain aEleCoq1 chromosome 4, aEleCoq1.hap1, whole genome shotgun sequence, the following are encoded in one genomic region:
- the NCBP3 gene encoding nuclear cap-binding protein subunit 3 isoform X1 translates to MAAVRGLRVSVKSGLGSTSEPEPMEVEEGEVEAAPDAAPDAAPDKSPSREVVSGSTRRYENKAGAFITGIDVTSKEAIEKKEQRAKRFHFRAEVNDNQRDVVLDLEMMRKAIPKVRLETIHVSGVDEMSTQDIFAFFKQYPPGYIEWLDDTSCNVVWLDEVTAARALLNLSSMPTDIKSKKSEGGAAKSKTDRYNDSSGDETEEGEVDEDNQSDPEEASEKKVLSKTDTLSQAEQDSLMGNDIRLSIKTFKGNQLLMRFATRDDKKELGAARRSQYYMKYGNPNYGGMKGILSNSWKRRYHSRRVQRDVTKKRTFIGDDAPAYQHLHSGLVNVPEEPIEEEEEEEDMDEDDRVVVEYRDELQAFKREREGARRSAASNSDSDEMDYDLELKMISTPSPKKSMKMTMYADEVESQLKTIRNSMRSDSTSSVKNRIGSKTHSEKPADIRLLLEEKRQSGTSRQAAGVKSDVRQRLGKRPHSPEPRKILTKNPESRREPISDVHSRLGIPKQMEGKGLYSDSKEKKTGGLWNRLGTAPKDKLKTVKKGQKVSLAQEENDSVLQQAWGALIKEKEQIQQKKSRLDNLPSLQIEISRESSSGSDTDS, encoded by the exons ATGGCGGCGGTTCGGGGACTGCGGGTGTCGGTTAAATCGGGACTTGGAAGCACTAGCGAAccagagcctatggaagtggaggAGGGCGAGGTGGAGGCCGCGCCGGACGCAGCGCCGGATGCCGCGCCGGACAAGAGTCCTTCTCGGGAAGTGGTATCG GGCAGTACTAGGAGATATGAAAATAAAGCTGGAGCTTTTATCACGGGAATTGATGTCACTTCTAAG GAAGCCATTGAAAAAAAGGAACAGAGAGCAAAGCGTTTCCACTTCCGTGCAGAGGTCAATGATAATCAGAGAGATGTTGTATTGGATCTCGAGATGATGAGAAAAG CAATCCCCAAAGTCCGTCTGGAAACCATTCACGTTAGTGGTGTGGATGAGATGAGCACACAGGATATATTTGCCTTCTTCAAACAGTATCCACCTGGCTACATTGAATGGCTGGATGATACATCAT GCAATGTCGTTTGGCTTGACGAGGTGACCGCAGCTCGGGCCTTGTTAAATTTGAGCAGTATGCCGACAGATATTAAGAGCAAGAAAAGTGAAGGTGGAGCTGCCAAGTCCAAAACCG ACAGATACAATGACAGCTCTGGAGATGAGACAGAAGAAGGTGAAGTGGATGAAGATAATCAGAGTGATCCTGAAGAGGCGTCTGAAAAGAAGGTTTTGAGCAAG ACGGATACTCTCTCCCAGGCAGAACAAGATTCTCTAATGGGAAATGACATTAGGCTCTCCATAAAAACATTCAAGGGGAACCAGCTACTTATGAGATTTGCTACCAGAG ATGATAAGAAAGAGCTGGGAGCAGCACGAAGAAGTCAATATTACATGAAGTATGGAAATCCAAACTATGGTGGCATGAAAGGAATCCTCAGCAACTCGTG GAAAAGGAGATACCATTCACGCCGTGTCCAAAGAGATGTAACTAAGAAGAGGACGTTTATTGGAGATGATGCACCTGCCTACCAGCACCTTCATTCAG GCCTGGTGAATGTTCCAGAGGAGCCtatagaagaagaggaggaggaagaggatatgGATGAGGATGACCGTGTTGTTGTAGAGTACAGAGATGAGCTTCAAGCTTTtaaaagagagagggagggggcaaGGCGTTCTGCAGCTAGCAACTCAGACTCTGATGAAATGGACTATGACCTGGAGTTGAAGATGATCTCCACTCCCTCCCCTAAAAAGAGCATGAAGATGACCATGTATGCTGATGAAGTAGAGTCCCAACTAAAAACGATCAG GAACTcgatgagatcagattctactAGTAGTGTGAAAAACAGAATTGGAAGTAAAACCCATTCTGAGAAGCCAGCTGACATCCGGCTCTTACtggaagagaagagacagagcgGTACAAGTAGACAGGCAGCCGGTGTCAAATCTG ATGTGCGACAGAGGCTTGGAAAAAGACCACATTCACCTGAACCAAGGAAGATTTTGACTAAGAATCCAGAATCTCGCAGAGAACCCATTTCCGATGTCCATAGCCGACTTGGTATACCAAAACAAATGGAAGGGAAAGGACTGTACTCTGACAGCAAAGAGAAGAAAACTG GAGGCTTGTGGAATCGATTAGGCACAGCACCAAAAGACAAACTCAAAACTGTGAAGAAGGGACAGAAGGTTAGTTTAGCTCAAGAAGAAAACGACTCTGTGTTGCAGCAAGCCTGGGGGGCTTTAATCAAGGAGAAGGAGCAAATTCAGCAGAAGAAAAGCCGCCTGGACAACTTGCCTTCCTTACAGATCGAAATCAGCCGGGAGAGCAGTTCTGGCTCCGATACAGACTCATGA
- the NCBP3 gene encoding nuclear cap-binding protein subunit 3 isoform X2, producing MAAVRGLRVSVKSGLGSTSEPEPMEVEEGEVEAAPDAAPDAAPDKSPSREVVSGSTRRYENKAGAFITGIDVTSKEAIEKKEQRAKRFHFRAEVNDNQRDVVLDLEMMRKAIPKVRLETIHVSGVDEMSTQDIFAFFKQYPPGYIEWLDDTSCNVVWLDEVTAARALLNLSSMPTDIKSKKSEGGAAKSKTDRYNDSSGDETEEGEVDEDNQSDPEEASEKKVLSKTDTLSQAEQDSLMGNDIRLSIKTFKGNQLLMRFATRDDKKELGAARRSQYYMKYGNPNYGGMKGILSNSWKRRYHSRRVQRDVTKKRTFIGDDAPAYQHLHSEEPIEEEEEEEDMDEDDRVVVEYRDELQAFKREREGARRSAASNSDSDEMDYDLELKMISTPSPKKSMKMTMYADEVESQLKTIRNSMRSDSTSSVKNRIGSKTHSEKPADIRLLLEEKRQSGTSRQAAGVKSDVRQRLGKRPHSPEPRKILTKNPESRREPISDVHSRLGIPKQMEGKGLYSDSKEKKTGGLWNRLGTAPKDKLKTVKKGQKVSLAQEENDSVLQQAWGALIKEKEQIQQKKSRLDNLPSLQIEISRESSSGSDTDS from the exons ATGGCGGCGGTTCGGGGACTGCGGGTGTCGGTTAAATCGGGACTTGGAAGCACTAGCGAAccagagcctatggaagtggaggAGGGCGAGGTGGAGGCCGCGCCGGACGCAGCGCCGGATGCCGCGCCGGACAAGAGTCCTTCTCGGGAAGTGGTATCG GGCAGTACTAGGAGATATGAAAATAAAGCTGGAGCTTTTATCACGGGAATTGATGTCACTTCTAAG GAAGCCATTGAAAAAAAGGAACAGAGAGCAAAGCGTTTCCACTTCCGTGCAGAGGTCAATGATAATCAGAGAGATGTTGTATTGGATCTCGAGATGATGAGAAAAG CAATCCCCAAAGTCCGTCTGGAAACCATTCACGTTAGTGGTGTGGATGAGATGAGCACACAGGATATATTTGCCTTCTTCAAACAGTATCCACCTGGCTACATTGAATGGCTGGATGATACATCAT GCAATGTCGTTTGGCTTGACGAGGTGACCGCAGCTCGGGCCTTGTTAAATTTGAGCAGTATGCCGACAGATATTAAGAGCAAGAAAAGTGAAGGTGGAGCTGCCAAGTCCAAAACCG ACAGATACAATGACAGCTCTGGAGATGAGACAGAAGAAGGTGAAGTGGATGAAGATAATCAGAGTGATCCTGAAGAGGCGTCTGAAAAGAAGGTTTTGAGCAAG ACGGATACTCTCTCCCAGGCAGAACAAGATTCTCTAATGGGAAATGACATTAGGCTCTCCATAAAAACATTCAAGGGGAACCAGCTACTTATGAGATTTGCTACCAGAG ATGATAAGAAAGAGCTGGGAGCAGCACGAAGAAGTCAATATTACATGAAGTATGGAAATCCAAACTATGGTGGCATGAAAGGAATCCTCAGCAACTCGTG GAAAAGGAGATACCATTCACGCCGTGTCCAAAGAGATGTAACTAAGAAGAGGACGTTTATTGGAGATGATGCACCTGCCTACCAGCACCTTCATTCAG AGGAGCCtatagaagaagaggaggaggaagaggatatgGATGAGGATGACCGTGTTGTTGTAGAGTACAGAGATGAGCTTCAAGCTTTtaaaagagagagggagggggcaaGGCGTTCTGCAGCTAGCAACTCAGACTCTGATGAAATGGACTATGACCTGGAGTTGAAGATGATCTCCACTCCCTCCCCTAAAAAGAGCATGAAGATGACCATGTATGCTGATGAAGTAGAGTCCCAACTAAAAACGATCAG GAACTcgatgagatcagattctactAGTAGTGTGAAAAACAGAATTGGAAGTAAAACCCATTCTGAGAAGCCAGCTGACATCCGGCTCTTACtggaagagaagagacagagcgGTACAAGTAGACAGGCAGCCGGTGTCAAATCTG ATGTGCGACAGAGGCTTGGAAAAAGACCACATTCACCTGAACCAAGGAAGATTTTGACTAAGAATCCAGAATCTCGCAGAGAACCCATTTCCGATGTCCATAGCCGACTTGGTATACCAAAACAAATGGAAGGGAAAGGACTGTACTCTGACAGCAAAGAGAAGAAAACTG GAGGCTTGTGGAATCGATTAGGCACAGCACCAAAAGACAAACTCAAAACTGTGAAGAAGGGACAGAAGGTTAGTTTAGCTCAAGAAGAAAACGACTCTGTGTTGCAGCAAGCCTGGGGGGCTTTAATCAAGGAGAAGGAGCAAATTCAGCAGAAGAAAAGCCGCCTGGACAACTTGCCTTCCTTACAGATCGAAATCAGCCGGGAGAGCAGTTCTGGCTCCGATACAGACTCATGA